From Asterias rubens chromosome 6, eAstRub1.3, whole genome shotgun sequence, one genomic window encodes:
- the LOC117291647 gene encoding uncharacterized protein LOC117291647, with amino-acid sequence MTELVVCSAEACAEVNMDMNTVIPAGLNQISWTRSDVKKKTSVQNESSVLFSDSKAYGEWTDYRSRSGFSTNDEAMMHLLSVHSTDHTDIVIDSGRKECKICSFDKLLLNGHNSLQGLSDKFKTSVHCDPLQSPTCEVEPSQSLTSHDSLTGQLSTSQNSYQHGDIDTISSSTLTLASQDEDSSSSRHIQPFHGSDDQPKENNINREISPTLDVQNSQVPALDSTERPVQRRNCALREVHQNIKESCSFNGKIRRPIHTWCKQQKWSSRSRVEIIHGSKQSLVCKHCCYRSTRPIFLRHHYLWSHPRMISDLDIILGRRKFVQSKECTTNLLNTKRSSNTSEEGPRMLKPEEGPGMLTPEEGPSMLKPIIPKGIPESLVAIEHENEVSKGTTVELSSDGSSCKPAGLSLSESHPEDASKQEYKVSLDSTELSGEGETSKEPESGKEREPESGKEPEPQIASPLVLSQPPAEKCTTHDRLEEKAKGRKTFQCKHCVCRFLYRQGLWRHTKKSHSDEYDKSQAGTKSQVTDSDEPPHSSPKSKTHNHTRGEPKPLIAYHQCPHCVCRFLYRQGLRRHTKTSHRDMYEKSCVGAKLDLSEVSLGQGNSTKGTGLCSEPSQIPVLDSPSKRRKLKRTSGKPVNRVPSDVTDSSVPPKPSVKSKPHKRGKSKPLIACHQCPHCVCRFLYRQGLWRHTKQNHSPKTPSCRTPTQNKLEVSADVTEEYEGLDIKTKMSVEKGATKEDTTIPSQSPVSSSPDTPFFGGDETKECPLGRYKMSLDTAGLPVEEDLTQTVPHDRPQPSPKSKPHKRTQGKPKPLRKYQCPHCFHWYRFRQSLWRHVKQNHNPVTPSCQTPAHNNLEVPFDVAEPSVENSKRDTNTSSKRDTETRRASRTTVNIPTPPPKKKTGKRSATERVKKIFQCPHCVHWFPFRQSFWRHLKNIHSQEQSLPQTAKQFEVVDINTEVSTEEGTTTEDTTIHSQSHVSLTADIPPFGSRETEKSPLETAGLQDVENLSRTVPLVLPKPSPKVKPNKHSKGVEKSKRDTKTSRKRDTKRRRASHTTATNIPNPTPTKKTRKTEKRSATERVKKRFQCPYCVHWFPFRQSFWRHVKNIHSQERSLPLTTATKEFGVIDIKTETSGEEDATKEDITTHSQSPVSSTPDTCTPSADKMETEEYPLGQSLQQSVSQVFVKLERLDFLESCKLSDEEADEVLSPTTEPTSTVQSSGRPTSPLHFASHALLKHELDVTVEITKLSCQETDRLMSLSTIPNIPAQPSTNLRKTCKRTTIHVGTSTVSEQIASRYFSKASSNRNKSPKVHCVPVSVNNSQTLSRRREHKGWKLRPFLSKKKKIFSRTEGQCNVQIIKCPHCEQPRYQLWSSLWRHIKQKHGITLSRSQMAIKRESTNEGNDLKAKSSSNVSHAPASTSQQKEQSKGKRFPKHKRSKYLCPKCPNSYFHQPSLFRHVSKKHGKAKCFLDETSEQGPDVSVEIIQTSGEEEFNNSALVISPIPTIPSLDSHQEVREDAPKEDSFLTQEEVPLEIAEFSCQGHSSYISVVPMSSSGTWPHCEVANGLSQSLTKATIESLDDSLKMQ; translated from the exons ATGACGGAGCTTGTTGTATGTAGTGCAGAAGCATGTGCAGAAGTAAACATGGACATGAACACTGTTATTCCTGCTGGCCTGAATCAAATTAGTTGGACAAGATCAGATGTTAAGAAGAAAACGTCCGTGCAAAATGAGTCGAGCGTCCTTTTCTCAGACTCCAAGGCATACGGCGAGTGGACTGATTACCGAAGTCGAAGTGGTTTTTCCACGAATGACGAGGCCATGATGCACTTGCTTTCAGTGCATTCCACTGACCATACTGACATTGTCATTGACAGTGGAAGGAAAGAATGTAAAATTTGTAGCTTCGATAAACTATTACTTAATGGTCACAACTCATTGCA AGGTCTCAGTGACAAGTTCAAGACTTCCGTTCACTGTGACCCTCTCCAGAGTCCAACTTGCGAAGTTGAACCTTCCCAGAGTTTGACAAGCCATGACAGTCTTACTGGCCAACTTTCAACCAGCCAAAACTCTTACCAACATGGTGACATTGACACAATTTCTAGTTCTACCCTCACACTCGCCAGTCAAGATGAAGATTCTTCCAGCTCCCGTCACATCCAGCCTTTCCATGGATCAGATGATCAGCCcaaagaaaacaatataaacAGAG AAATATCCCCAACCCTTGATGTACAGAATTCTCAAGTTCCAGCATTGGACTCTACCGAACGTCCAGTTCAAAGAAG aaattgTGCTTTGAGAGAGGTGCATCAGAATATAAAAGAGAGCTGCAGTTTCAATGGAAAAAtacgtaggcctatacataCTTGGTGTAAGCAGCAAAAGTGGTCGTCGAGAAGTCGGGTAGAAATTATACATGGATCAAAACAGTCCCTTGTCTGTAAGCATTGTTGCTACAGATCTACCAGGCCTATTTTTTTGAGGCACCATTACCTTTGGTCACATCCTAGAATGATATCTGACCTTGACATTATTTTGGGACGTAGGAAGTTTGTCCAGTCAAAGGAGTGTACAACCAATTTGTTAAATACAAAACGCAGCTCCAACACTTCTGAAGAAGGTCCTAGGATGCTGAAGCCTGAAGAAGGTCCTGGTATGCTGACGCCTGAAGAAGGTCCTAGTATGCTGAAGCCTATAATCCCTAAGGGTATACCAGAATCTCTTGTGGCGATCGAACATGAAAATGAGGTCTCCAAAGGGACAACTGTTGAATTGTCTAGTGATGGAAGCAGCTGCAAACCAGCAGGTCTATCTCTGTCAGAGTCTCATCCTGAAGATGCATCCAAACAAGAGTACAAGGTATCCCTTGATAGTACAGAGCTGTCAGGTGAAGGAGAAACAAGCAAAGAACCAGAAAGCGGAAAAGAACGAGAACCAGAAAGTGGAAAAGAACCAGAACCACAAATCGCAAGTCCGCTTGTCCTTTCTCAACCTCCTGCTGAAAAATGTACAACACATGACCGTTTAGAAGAAAAAGCCAAAGGAAGGAAAACATTTCAGTGTAAACACTGTGTTTGCCGGTTTCTATACAGACAAGGCTTATGGAGACACACCAAAAAATCCCACAGTGACGAGTATGACAAATCTCAAGCAGGGACCAAATCTCAAGTGACAGACTCAGATGAACCTCCCCATTCTTCCCCTAAAAGTAAGACACATAACCATACAAGAGGTGAACCTAAACCATTGATCGCGTATCATCAATGTCCTCACTGTGTTTGCCGGTTTCTATACCGACAAGGCTTGAGGAGACACACCAAAACATCCCACCGTGACATGTATGAAAAATCTTGTGTGGGGGCCAAACTTGATCTGAGTGAGGTTTCTTTGGGTCAGGGGAACAGTACCAAAGGGACTGGTCTATGTTCAGAACCGTCTCAGATTCCAGTGCTTGATTCACCTTCCAAAAGAAGAAAGCTTAAACGGACTTCAGGTAAACCTGTAAACAGGGTCCCCTCTGATGTGACGGACTCAAGTGTACCTCCTAAACCTTCTGTTAAAAGTAAGCCACATAAAAGAGGTAAATCTAAACCATTGATAGCGTGTCATCAATGTCCTCACTGTGTTTGCCGCTTTCTATACCGACAAGGCTTATGGAGACATACGAAACAAAACCACAGTCCCAAAACACCCTCTTGTCGGACACCAACCCAaaataaacttgaggtctctgcTGATGTCACAGAGGAGTATGAAGGCTtggatataaaaacaaaaatgtcggTTGAGAAAGGCGCCACAAAAGAGGACACTACAATACCTTCACAGTCCCCTGTTTCTTCATCGCCTGATACACCTTTCTTTGGCGGAGACGAGACGAAGGAATGTCCTTTAGGTAGATATAAAATGTCATTGGATACAGCAGGGTTGCCAGTTGAAGAGGACTTAACTCAGACTGTTCCACACGATCGTCCTCAACCTTCCCCTAAAAGTAAGCCACATAAACGCACACAAGGTAAACCTAAACCATTGAGAAAGTATCAATGTCCCCACTGTTTTCACTGGTACCGTTTCCGTCAGAGTTTATGGAGACATGTTAAACAAAACCACAATCCAGTAACACCATCTTGTCAGACACCAGCCCACAATAATTTAGAAGTCCCTTTTGATGTCGCAGAGCCAAGTGTGGAGAATAGCAAGAGAGACACTAACACGAGTAGCAAGAGAGACACTGAAACAAGACGTGCGTCACGTACAACTGTTAACATTCCCACTCCACCACCCAAAAAGAAGACAGGGAAGCGTTCTGCAACTGAACGAGTGAAAAAAATATTCCAGTGCCCTCATTGCGTTCATTGGTTTCCTTTCAGACAGAGTTTCTGGAGACACCTTAAGAATATACACAGCCAGGAACAGTCCTTACCTCAGACAGCAAAGCAGTTTGAGGTAGTGGATATAAATACAGAAGTATCAACTGAGGAGGGCACCACAACAGAGGACACTACAATACATTCACAGTCACATGTTTCTTTAACGGCTGATATACCTCCCTTTGGCAGTAGAGAGACGGAGAAAAGTCCTTTGGAGACAGCAGGGTTGCAGGATGTAGAAAACTTGAGTCGGACTGTTCCACTTGTTCTTCCCAAACCTTCCCCTAAGGTTAAGCCAAATAAACATTCAAAAGGTGTGGAGAAAAGCAAGAGAGACACTAAAACAAGTAGGAAGAGAGACACTAAAAGAAGACGTGCATCACATACAACTGCTACAAATATCCCCAACCCAACACCTACAAAGAAGACAAGAAAAACTGAGAAACGTTCTGCAACTGAACGAGTGAAAAAAAGATTCCAGTGCCCTTATTGCGTTCATTGGTTTCCTTTCAGACAGAGTTTCTGGAGACATGTTAAGAATATACACAGCCAAGAACGGTCCTTACCTTTGACAACTGCCACAAAGGAGTTTGGGGTTATTGATATAAAAACAGAGACATCGGGGGAGGAGGACGCCACTAAAGAGGACATTACAACACATTCACAGTCTCCTGTTTCTTCAACgcctgatacatgtacaccttcTGCCGACAAAATGGAGACAGAGGAATATCCTTTAGGTCAAAGCCTGCAACAGTCTGTTTCTCAGGTATTTGTGAAGCTTGAGCGTTTAGACTTCTTGGAGTCTTGCAAGCTTTCAGATGAAGAGGCAGACGAGGTACTATCACCGACCACTGAACCAACTTCCACAGTTCAATCTTCAGGTAGACCTACAAGCCCTCTACATTTTGCGTCTCATGCACTTTTGAAACATGAGCTCGATGTCACTGTAGAGATTACCAAGTTGTCGTGTCAAGAGACAGATAGGCTGATGTCATTGTCCACTATTCCAAACATCCCTGCCCAACCTTCCacaaatctgagaaagacttgtaaaagaacaacaatacatgtaggtacatcTACAGTTTCTGAACAGATAGCCTCTAGATATTTCTCCAAGGCTTCCTCAAACAGGAACAAGTCACCGAAAGTTCATTGTGTCCCTGTATCTGTCAATAATTCTCAAACTCTGAGCAGAAGAAGGGAGCACAAAGGATGGAAGCTTCGTCCTTTCTtgtcaaaaaagaagaagatttttAGTCGTACTGAAGGTCAGTGTaatgttcaaataataaaatgtccTCATTGTGAGCAACCCCGTTATCAACTTTGGTCGAGTTTGTGGAGAcatatcaaacaaaaacatggtaTAACGCTGTCACGTTCTCAAATGGCCATCAAACGAGAATCCACTAATGAAGGTAATGACTTGAAGGCAAAATCATCATCCAATGTCTCTCATGCTCCTGCTTCGACTTCCCAGCAAAAGGAACAATCAAAAGGAAAACGTTTCCCCAAACACAAGAGGAGCAAGTATTTGTGTCCTAAGTGCCCTAACAGTTACTTTCATCAGCCAAGTTTGTTTAGACACGTCAGTAAAAAGCATGGTAAAGCAAAGTGTTTCTTAGATGAAACCTCAGAACAGGGGCCTGATGTCTCTGTTGAGATAATTCAAACATCGGGAGAGGAGGAGTTCAACAACTCTGCACTAGTCATATCACCCATCCCTACAATCCCTTCTCTAGATTCCCACCAAGAAGTAAGGGAAGATGCTCCCAAGGAAGACAGCTTTTTAACGCAGGAGGAAGTGCCATTGGAGATTGCTGAATTTTCTTGCCAGGGTCATAGTTCTTATATAAGTGTCGTTCCAATGTCTTCTTCTGGTACATGGCCACACTGTGAAGTTGCCAATGGGCTGTCACAGTCGCTCACTAAGGCTACTATTGAAAGCCTTGACGATTCCTTGAAAATGCAATAA